In the Actinomycetota bacterium genome, CGGACGTCCGCCGCCTCCAAGATCCTGGAGTCCTACCGCCCTCCGTACGACGCAACCGCCTGGGAGCTGCTGCGCGACCAGCGGATGGTGCTGCTCGGCAAGACGAACCTCGACGAGTTCGCCATGGGCTCGTCCACCGAGAACTCCGCGTACGGCACTTCGCGAAACCCGTGGGACACGACGCGGGTGCCGGGCGGGTCGTCCGGGGGGTCGGCGGCCGCCGTCGCGGCGGGCATGGCGCCGCTGGCGCTGGGCACAGACACGGGCGGGTCCATCCGTCAGCCGGCGTCGCTTTGCGGCATCGTCGGCATGAAGCCGACGTACGGGCTCGTCTCGCGCTACGGCCTTATCGCGTTCGCGTCGTCTCTGGACCAGGTCGGTCCGATGACCAGGTCCGTGCGCGACTCCGCGCTGCTGCTTTCGGTCCTGTCGCAGCACGATCCGCGCGACTCCACGTCGATCCCGGGGGATCGTCCGGACTATCTGGCGGGGCTGGGGCGTCCGATCGAGGGCCTGCGCTTCGGTGTCGTCACCGAGCTGATGGGGGCCGGGACGCAGCCGGGCGTCCTGGCCCGCACGAGGGAGGCCATCGACGCCCTGCAGCGCCTCGGCGGGATCATCGAGGAGGTGTCACTTCCTTCGTTCGAGTACGCGCTGGACGCCTACTACCTGATTGCGCCGGCCGAAGCTTCCTCGAACCTCGCCCGCTACGACGGGACTCGCTACGGACTGCGGGAGCCTGCGGCGGATATCTTCCGCATGAACAGGGCAACCCGGGAGCGCGGCTTCGGACCGGAGGTCAAGCGCCGGATCATCCTGGGGACCTACGCGCTTTCGTCCGGCTACTACGACGCCTGGTATGGGCGGGCGCAGAAGGTGCGGACGCAGATTGTCCGCGACTTCGAGCGCGCCTACGAAAAGGCGGACCTGCTGGTTTCCCCGACATCGCCCACCACGGCCTTCCGCATCGGCGAGCGCGCGGCGGACCCGATGCAGATGTACATGTCGGACATCTGCACGATCCCCACCAACCTGGCAGGCGCGTGCGCGATCTCGATCCCGTGCGGACTGTCCGCCGACGACGGCCTGCCGGTCGGTTTCCACCTCATGGGACCGCCGCTGGCGGAACCGACGCTGTTCAGGGCCGCCTACGCACTGGAGCAGGAACTGGCCTTCGACGTCTCCGGAGGGTGGTCGAGGCAGCCGGCTGCACCTTCGCCGGCCGTCTGATCTCCTCAGCCCCCGCGCAGGAACGACGAGATGCGCGTCAGCCCTTCCTCCAGCTGGGTGTCGTCCATCGCGTAGGTCAGACGGGCGTATCCCGGGGCGCCAAAGGCCTCCCCGGGGACAATCGCCACCTTCGCCTCGTCCAGCAGCTTCTCGGCCAGTTCCAGAGTCGTATGGCCGAAGCGGTCGCCGAGCGGCCCGCAAAGGGAGGGGAACACGTAGAAGGCGCCTTGGGGCTCGACGCACTCGACCCCCGGGATCTCGTTGAGCATCTTGTGCGCGAGCACGCGCCTCGTGTCGTAGGCGCGGCGCATCTCGGCTGCCGCCTCCAGATCGCCGGACACCGCCTCCAGGGCGGCGGCCTGCGCCACGTTGCACACGTTGGACGTGGAGTGCGACTGCAGGTTCGAGGCCGCGCGGATGACGTCCGGGGGACCGATCGCCCAGCCAACGCGCCAGCCGGTCATCGCGTAGGTTTTGGCCACGCCGTTGATGACGACGCAACGGTCGGCGAGTTCCGGCACCCGGACCGGCATCGACACGTGCTGCGCGCCGCCGTACACGAGGTGCTCGTAGATCTCGTCGGTCACGACCCACAGTCCCGACTCGACAGCCCACCTGCCGATCCGCTCCACGTCCGCGGGCTCGTACACGGCTCCGGTGGGGTTGGACGGCGACACGAACAGCAGGACCTTCGTGCGCGGCGTCCGGGCCGCCTCGAGCTGCTCGAGGGTCGCGCGGAAGCCGGTCGTCTCGTCGGTCGGGATTGCCACCGGCACGCCGCCCGCCAGGGTCACCGCCTCGGGATACGTGACCCAGTAGGGGGCCGGCACGAGCACCTCGTCGCCGGGGTCCAGCAGCGTCGCGAAGGCCGCGTACACCGCGTGCTTGGCGCCGTTCGTCACCAGGACCTGTGGAGCGGAGACCTCGTATCCGGAGTCGCGAATCGTCTTGGCTGCGATCGCCGCCCGCAGCTCCGGCAGTCCGGCCGCCGGCGTGTAGTGGTGCCACCGCTCGTCGGAGCACGCGCGCCGGGCGGCCTCCACGATGCGCGGGGGGGTCGGGAAGTCCGGCTCTCCCGCACCGAAGCCGATGACGTCGAGGCCCTGGGCCTGAAGCGCCCGGGCCCGGGCGTCGACGGCCAGCGTCGGCGACTCCTGGATGGACGCG is a window encoding:
- the gatA gene encoding Asp-tRNA(Asn)/Glu-tRNA(Gln) amidotransferase subunit GatA produces the protein RTSAASKILESYRPPYDATAWELLRDQRMVLLGKTNLDEFAMGSSTENSAYGTSRNPWDTTRVPGGSSGGSAAAVAAGMAPLALGTDTGGSIRQPASLCGIVGMKPTYGLVSRYGLIAFASSLDQVGPMTRSVRDSALLLSVLSQHDPRDSTSIPGDRPDYLAGLGRPIEGLRFGVVTELMGAGTQPGVLARTREAIDALQRLGGIIEEVSLPSFEYALDAYYLIAPAEASSNLARYDGTRYGLREPAADIFRMNRATRERGFGPEVKRRIILGTYALSSGYYDAWYGRAQKVRTQIVRDFERAYEKADLLVSPTSPTTAFRIGERAADPMQMYMSDICTIPTNLAGACAISIPCGLSADDGLPVGFHLMGPPLAEPTLFRAAYALEQELAFDVSGGWSRQPAAPSPAV
- a CDS encoding pyridoxal phosphate-dependent aminotransferase, which encodes MSRRVASIQESPTLAVDARARALQAQGLDVIGFGAGEPDFPTPPRIVEAARRACSDERWHHYTPAAGLPELRAAIAAKTIRDSGYEVSAPQVLVTNGAKHAVYAAFATLLDPGDEVLVPAPYWVTYPEAVTLAGGVPVAIPTDETTGFRATLEQLEAARTPRTKVLLFVSPSNPTGAVYEPADVERIGRWAVESGLWVVTDEIYEHLVYGGAQHVSMPVRVPELADRCVVINGVAKTYAMTGWRVGWAIGPPDVIRAASNLQSHSTSNVCNVAQAAALEAVSGDLEAAAEMRRAYDTRRVLAHKMLNEIPGVECVEPQGAFYVFPSLCGPLGDRFGHTTLELAEKLLDEAKVAIVPGEAFGAPGYARLTYAMDDTQLEEGLTRISSFLRGG